TTTATAAGGAGTTAACTCCTTCTCCAGAGAGACCCTTTTTTACGATTAAATTGTGTAATCATGTATGCTTCTAAGTCAATACCAATAACATTTGCAACCAATTTCTGAACCACATCAATCTCTTTCACTGGTGTATGACATTTAGAACTTGTAGCAGGCACCATGACAAGCTGCTACCCAAGATAATTAATCAGTCTAGAAATCTTGTGAGGCACTGCAAGATgataataaaagaatatttaagttctcaaacaataggttcaatttttttttttccctaataaAAATCAGAACTAAAAGAAGCTCTGCTGTATGATCCATAACATGTTCATGTTACATAACCAAGGAACTTGGTCAGTTACGTGGTTGAGACTATCTTTTTAAGTGTGGGATTTAGGGAAAGCCCCAATACAGTAATACTTGGTTTGAGAAGACAAGATTATATTTAGCGGATAAATTCACTGTTCATTGAGTTGATTGATTATAGCTATGTTCTCTTAGCCTTAAAATCTCTTAGCATGGCCTTAACTTTCTCTCGTGgtttccatttatttatttgttatgacCATTATTTCCCTGATTTTCTTAGATTCTGTTCTACAGTCTAGTAGTTTCATTGCAGCACAACCATTTTTTATCTAAATGTTGGGCTTTAAGGTTCACAAAAACATCCTTGTGAGAATCATCGCCCCTTTCCCTGCTGGCTTTTAAATTGTCTTTTATATTCCATGTATACAGCTCCGTCTGGCTTCAAAAGAAACTTGCATTGGTATAAATTGTAAACCAGATTTTGTAGCACCCTTGATGCAGTATAATAGTATGTTGCCTTGAGATATGATGAAAAGACTAGAGTTtctgaaataaagaaaaaagtgtCCCTATACACTCAAGTGGGTATTGCTTTGCTTGCAGTTGCAGTACCAAGAAGCCAAATGAGGATGGAGGTTAGGTCACGCAAGGGCGGATCCCAATATTCATTCAAGCAATATGACAAACTAGAAATAGAAAGCTACCATGTCACTTATATTGAGCGATATACTATTTGTATATAGAACATATGACCAGACTAGcttcatttattttcattttgctCATTTTTTGATTGTGCATTGGCATTTGCCTATACCTTTCTGTTTTTCAGTTGCCATAACTCACACTTCTAATGTCAAAATAACAGCCCTTgcaataccccgagagcccatcgagattagtatatatcgaggatagtgtaagaaagaaaataataccagctggatatcttttgggctgaatgttggtaaagaactctcaagttaagcgtgtttgatctagggtaatctagggatgggtgacccatctggaaagttcgcgtaagtctatcaggataagttgttccggtctttTCTATCgttcgaacgggatgttacaggcggtatcagagctgacctgGGCCATGTGTTGGGActgtgtactagccaaaggctgggggtactggatcGGGGAGAActgagaccagttgtaaggtcgcatgacgaggacgtcatgtgcttaaaggggggagaatgtaatatctgAGAGCCTAtcgagattagtatatatcgaggatagtgtaagaaaaaaaataacatcagctgaatattttttaggttgaatgttagtaaagaactcccaagttaagcgtgtttgacctgGGATAATTTAGGGATGAATGACTTCCTGGGAaattcgcgtagacccatcaggataagttattTCGATCCTTCTTATCGCTTGAACGGGATGTTATAGTCATAAACTTTAACTTTAATATCACTAGAATaatgttaatcaaaatataaataaaaaaaggtgaaatatgaaaaatactatagataaaagtattttttattgtatttgttaaatttatttaatgacttttaaaaaaaaattatataactttttatatgatattttttagatatacttatctcttttttttttttaaataaacatattttaaattttataaataaaaaaaattatacatatcttctaatatattttaagaaatttaacaaataatttaataaaaattttaaaatacttttcaccTTTATCttaactattttatattttaaaaatattttaatcttattttaatataattttatcttatttattttaacaaacactaccattatttacattttaaattttttaaccaTCTTTATCATTTACTTTGACAgatcattaaataattattattattactattatatgCTATATTTAATGTTCCTTTTACTAAGTTtccttttcaatttcatttacTTGCTTTATGGCTGTGTTTATTGTTTacgaaaattaattttgtttgttgaTCTTCTTTCCCCtccctttcttttatttcttgctTCCTTGTGGAAAAAACATTATAAAATCAACAGGCGTTTCTAAAAAGGCACTTGAcgaatccaaaaaaataaaagggggGAAAAGTTAAAATgatataaagaaaatgaaaatgataggAGACAACAAATAAACTTGCAGAGGGAACTTACGAATAGAAGAAAAGATACAAACTTCTTCTATAGTCCAAATTCCATAGTATCAGTCGATGGGGCAGAGTGACCCCCGTCCAAACGCAGCAggcaaatcaaataaaatgagttgTTGGAAAGGGAACGTTACATAATCACTCACCTACATCTCTTACACTTGCAAGGGCATGTCTACACAAGTTGCTAAATACTTGGGATACCAACAAAGGTTGACATTGGCACCCAAACAATGAATTTACTAAACCAATCTCCTTCACTGCATCTCCTATGTTTTCTTAACGAAGTATCCGAATAGAATGCCTAGGAGACCAACCAGCACCACAAACAACATGGAGAAGCCACTCCCGCGGCTTTTACTTATTTCTTTTCTCACCAGCTCCTGTTTGATAACCATAATATGATTTGATTAACTCAGCTGAGCAGGATCCGCAAACAGAAttacacataattatttattcagaGCAGAATGggagatgaaaatcaaaaccaTGTTTGAAAGAAATGGATGCCAAAAATCTATTTACAGAAAAAGGCCTACAAGAAAATGCATCTTATCAGATCTGTGAAGTGCTATGTTTTCCAAAAGAAACAATGAGATACAAGTACTTGTGGCTATCATTGGGGCATACAATAAATTATCTGGCAAAAGTACAGTTCACGTTTTGTAAGCAGAAGATGGGCCATTTTTACCAATTTTTCTGGTCATTTGTGTTTAATGcacattttctattttatgtaatttttttcttttctagagtGTCAGTGCTGTGTTCTTTCTAGTGGATCCAAGATAAATTTACCAGGATGATATCTAGTCCCACTGCTACATCAAAAACTCAAAGGAATCAGATACAAAGTTTGCCTCCTTTCTTGTGTTTGCCTTTTCTCAACCACAAATAAGATATTCCTAGTGAATGTGAAGATCCTATGAGAACCAAGTACCGATGCTTACATAAAACTCCCCATCTCCATCACGCATGGCACCAAACAACAACAATGAaaagccttaattccactaaGTGGGGTTGCCCATATGAATTTTAGACCCCCAACTATCTATTAAGGGCAATTTTATTTTGCCATATGTAAAATTTTCCCACCAattttttttggtcttcctctacctcttttgcaaAACCttctccatttcatccacttgcCTCGCAAATGTGTCTAtcaatcttcttctcacatgcccaaatcatcttaatcacatGTTGCAcgtcttatcttcaataggtgcCCCATCAACCTTACCATTGCATGTAGCACCACTTCCCATATATTTATTCTTATTAACAATGGTTAAGATACTCGCCAAGTGTTTTTTGCACAAATAAAGAAGGCACCTTTGAAGGAGCCGCTGTAAACCACTTTCAGTGGAAAGAAAATCATCCAGCACTGCCAAGGATTTGTCAAAGGACTGTACCTCAAACCTGCAAGAGACTGTTCTACTACATTTCACAAGGTCCTCAACCTGAGGAGAACAAAGCAGCTTGAAGTGAAAATCTAACAATCATAAGTACTGCACTGCTTGATCACTCAATTTGACAGGACAAAAAGGCAAATTACAAAAAAGTTGTCCATCCCCTGTTAAAATACTTGCTCACGATAGCTCGAGTGTCATTCAagcaaaattacaaaaatgctcTTTGCTAGAATACACAATTCCCTTGCACCATAAATGACTCCAGAAGGCAAAGTCTTCGACCACAACCTATGAACATGTTtaacttcaaaaacacattgGTAGAAACCTTGACCATGGATGAGCCCAGTGCTCAAGCACCTTATGCTCCAGAGGGAGACAGATCATGAGATCAAGCTAGTGCCAAGGGAGAAGAGACCAGCATGTGCTCTCTATAGGATAGCCATTTTAGAATTGTAAGAGCTGAGGAAGCAATTCATTTTAGTAGATCGGATGAAGTTTATCAAGCCATCCAAAGCACCATACTCAGTGCCCACACTATTTTAAGGGAAAGGTGATGGTAGCCAACAACTATGCATATACTATAAAGCTTTGAACAAGATCACCAGCAATAACAAGTATCCCATGCCTCTCATTGTTGATTCATTTGACCACCTCAGTAAGGCAggatatttctcaaaataaaacttGCAGGTAAGATACTACTAGGTCAGGATCAAGAAAGGAAATGAACCAAATACATGTCAAGAGGTATGGGTTTTTCAACTTCACCATAGTTCCATTTGGCCTATCAACGTGCCAGAGGCTTTTTGCACTCTCATGAATGAGGCATTCAGAGAATATTTTGCCAAATTTGTGGTGATTTACTTGGGTGTTGTGTTTCTATGTTGTACAAGTTGGTCTCACAATATTAACCATGTGATGAAACACAACCacatcaattatcttcattcaccaccatctcattaaatttctccaaaatgaaaatggtgttggaactttatctcaCAATTCCCTCAGTAGAGGATTGTGTTAGGAGGGGCATCCagcataaaattttgccacattacTCTTTtacatggatttgtattgttaaTGTGATTTAGAAGTCAATAGATATTATGAATGTTGTGCTATGTTACACAGACTCTGCAGTTTCAGGCATTGTATCAGTGTCAACACAACACGACACTATTACTAGTAGATATGTGTTGGACTCTGCATTTTCAGGTTTTTTGACAAGTTCGGCCTCTAGGTACATACTCATATTCAACACCCATACCCAAGTCCATGTAACATAGATGTTGTGCCAATGACCCTAACTTTGTTAGGATAAGGTGTAGTTAATGATGATGACGATGAATGTTGATGTGGTGATTTActtggatgatattattgtgtATAAATCCAAGTTGGAGGAACAAAACAAGCCGAACATATAAGGTAGGTTTTACAAAAGCAGTGAGAAAACCAACCACATGTGAAGTTGGATAAGTGTTCATTTGCCTAGGAACACACCATATTCTTGAGGTACATTGGATAAGTGGAAACCACGAATCAATATCTGATAATTGAGATTATTTTTAGGCTTACCCAACTACCGATGATTCATAGAAAGATATTTGAGGATTACTAGCCCATTAGtagagttatttaaaaaaaagttaaggcACAGCCTTAGGCAAAGCAATGCCAAGAAACCTTTAAAAACTTGAATACAACAATAGTGAGTGGTCTTGTGTTAGCTCTTCTGAATATCACCAAGCCTTTTGAAATGCAAAAGAACACTTCAAAGTTTGCACAAAATGgagttttatttcaaaatgGCCATCTTGTGGTATATGCAAGTCAATAGCTCAGcaacaataaacaaaaatagatgGAAAATGAGAAAGAGCTCCTTCTTGTTGAACATTTTCTTTGATTGTGGGAAGGCATTACTTGTTGGACTAGCAATATCTGGtgaagaaataaaatactacaattaaattgaatattccCTTACATAACTAAAGCTCAAAGTGAGAAAGCTAGATGGTAACAGAAGTTAGTAGAGTTCAACCTTAGAATATATAAGGTTAGTGACATGCCACAAACCATGTTGAAATTGCTATAAGCCAAAAAAACTACTTTGCCCATGCCAACAAATTGTGTTGCAAGTTCTACACCTTACACCAAAATGCAATAGTGGATCCATGCAACGATACTATTGTGATTAACCTTATGGACCTTGTCAAGGACAGCAAGACACACCAATTTTGGGTGCAAGATAAGCAACTTACCTCTAAGGATAATTGCATACTCTATGCCTGACACCTTGCACTTGCCAACGGGAATTATTTCACAACACACCATATGGGAAAGACATCCAAGATAGGAAAGGATGCCAGCCTTTTTGGAGGAAGGATATTATTAGACCCACGTGATAACGTTCAGGAGGATGTATGCACTTTTCTCACGTAGGCAACAAGATAAAATGAAGACCTATAACATAGGGAGTTTGGAAAAGATGTCATTCAATTCATCACAAACCTACCCAAGGTGGGAAATAGGGGTGTCCATGGGTGGTCCAGGTAGACAGAGTATCTAATTGAACCAACGTGATTAGTTTGGTTTTTTCTGTAGATCAGTACAATGGAGATCTATTTCATTATGGGTCTAGGCCTTCAAGTGGACCCAACCCTACTTgatcaatatatataactaaattaaaaaatatataatataagtacCTAAAGATTCAATGTTCGGTTTTTGTATAGGGATTGATTCAGTTCTGGGTCCAATTTTATGGAACCAATGGACATcactttttttttgggttagtgTCAATTGTCAAACATAAACCAACTCAACCCATGGATAACACTAGTGGGAAAAATCAATACAATATTAACAATTGTCAATCGCTTCATTGGACATGCTGCCTTTGTACCTACACCCATGTATATCTTGAACAAAGAGGTAGCCAAACTCTTCTTCAAGCActtggtaaaaaaaatattaaagtgtTCAAGGTTCTTAGTTCgcaattaaattttatcaagTCAAGTTTAACTGCATGGACATTATAGTAAAGGTCAATTATCAAGCCTGAACAGTGCATGAGTGAATCAATCATAGGACATTATATTAAGCATACCAATTCCTGACGGAGTTTCTGATTTTGTTGAATAATAGAAGCTCTCTCCTCTGTCAACTTGGACACCAAAGACCATGTCTGGAGCATAAAAATGATTCCATAAAGAGTCCCATCAAATGaacttaaaaacaaacaaaaaaagaaaatatctttCATATCATGAATAGACAGCTATGTGTATAGACTAGCAAAAATACAAGCCAAATGAGCTAGCTAGACATGTTAAGCATCAATTGGAGTTCCGAGTATGTCATGTTCAAATAATAAGCTGCAACTCTATTCCATATATGAACTGGATTCACATACTCATATGATGGATAACATACTCAACTTCTATTCCATATATGAAGTGTAATGAGCTGTCATTGTTTTTGGGGAGTAATTAAATGTACACTTACAAATGATCACAAGATGGGTACAAAATTCTAACACAACCAAGTGAGAGGAGATGAATCCATATAGCAACCACAGCAGTTAAGAAAAAAGCTTGTCCAGATGAGTGTAGCCGAGtttttaacaatattattgTGACATAAAGGCGAGACGATATACCAAACAGCAAGAAAGAGAATAGTGAAATAGAGAAGTACAATGGATTAAAGGCAGAACGTTCATTACTGGTGTTTGTTACTACCATTAAATACTTAACCTAAGatcagaaaaggaaaatagtGGCCATGTACAATATGTGTCTAACAGATACTACTGTGAAATACATACCATAGTTCGTTGACAAATAAAGCTGGAAAGAAAATTCTTGATTCTTCCACCTTTCCATCAGGTACATTCCAAACTCACTAACCTATTCTGAGGATATTTCAAATTGGCACATGGAATATGTGCTTTGAAGGAAGAAAGCATTACATATTTCAGATAATTTACTAATGCTGTCTTTCCCAATGATTTTAGTAATAAGTGAATCTGGTGAAGCCTTACACTTGTGTATAGATGGCATGCAAATTGACACAACGATGAGTTTAACTTCCAGCACGAAACAAAATCTATTTAACCATAGATACATTGGAAtttttgaagaacttcatgagTTCATCTTATTGACAGGCTACATAATATTTTCATGCTTCTAATTTTGATGACTTGACCTTCTCAGTTCTCACAGTCACGGAGTGACTATTGTATGATTGGCTTTAGTGCTTTTGCAAGCATAATTTATCCATATTGTAAATATTTTACACTCAATGCTGTGGTGGTCCAGCAACATGGTTTGGCAAACTTAGTGAAATGAAGTCAATCTATGAAATCCACACAAGAAGTCATCATACAATATAAACAGTTAATAGAGAAGGAAAAACATAATTGTCATATAACATCCCTCAAGTATACTAACGCACAACAGCTTGATTTCAGATTAAACATCAGGAAGTGATATTGCAcaaacatttcattttcatccctTGTTGATGACtaatatttgtgtgtgtatgatGTTCAGGTGAGTGTCTGTGTTCATTCATGTTGAGACAAAGTGTTCACCTCTGCAGAGGAAGATTTATCTTTTGTGTCTACCTGAGATCTTGTCACCTGATATAGCAGATTTAAACAGAAAATCAAAGTAAGTTCCAACACCAAGGGTTGCATATAGACAAATGCACAAAACACATACAGCATCAGTTGATGAAGCATTTTTCCCATCCTCAACCACAGATGTCCTGGGAGATCCTTCCTCAGATTCTTCAGGAACTGGTGAGGGAGGGTTAGCTTGAACATACACAACCTTCAATCTGAACTCTTCCACAACCTTCCCATCCTCCTTGTTAAACTACAAAGCAAAACCCAGAGTAAATCAGACGTGGAGAAATATAACTCAAATCACaagaaaaaacaatttttcATGGTCAAACCATCTCACCGTTTCTGGGGTAATATCGTTAGTGATTGCTCCGTTAGGTGCCACGGCACTTTGAATGAGAAATTTGTCTTTGCACTGCATATCAGGCGGTGCCTCTTTCTGCGCTTGCATTGTAACTGCCAAATACATAAACCAAAGCCAAATGAAACTAAAACCAATCAATTAACTGCtaattttatatacatatcTACCAGCTATATACGC
The Diospyros lotus cultivar Yz01 chromosome 12, ASM1463336v1, whole genome shotgun sequence DNA segment above includes these coding regions:
- the LOC127786852 gene encoding vesicle-associated protein 1-3 isoform X2, coding for MSTGGDLLDLQPSELRFPFELRKQSSCSMQLTNKTDKHVAFKVKTTNPKKYCVRPNNGIVLPGAACSITVTMQAQKEAPPDMQCKDKFLIQSAVAPNGAITNDITPETFNKEDGKVVEEFRLKVVYVQANPPSPVPEESEEGSPRTSVVEDGKNASSTDAVTRSQVDTKDKSSSAETWSLVSKLTEERASIIQQNQKLRQELELVRKEISKSRGSGFSMLFVVLVGLLGILFGYFVKKT
- the LOC127786852 gene encoding vesicle-associated protein 1-3 isoform X1 → MSTGGDLLDLQPSELRFPFELRKQSSCSMQLTNKTDKHVAFKVKTTNPKKYCVRPNNGIVLPGAACSITVTMQAQKEAPPDMQCKDKFLIQSAVAPNGAITNDITPETFNKEDGKVVEEFRLKVVYVQANPPSPVPEESEEGSPRTSVVEDGKNASSTDAVTRSQVDTKDKSSSAETWSLVSKLTEERASIIQQNQKLRQELVEDLVKCSRTVSCRFEVQSFDKSLAVLDDFLSTESGLQRLLQRSW